In a genomic window of Vibrio marisflavi CECT 7928:
- a CDS encoding TerC/Alx family metal homeostasis membrane protein yields MTPTMYFSFFVFTLVLVLLDIWLTRHGRVTIKHAAIWSVVWFLLALCFAVFIHFFWSYIDPNSIYSASQATTAFITGYLLEKSLSVDNLFIFAIIFSQYAVPDNLRPRALLLGVIGALLLRAGMIVIGIHLLDEFQWLFYVFAVFLIWTGVSLAIDKGEEKLNPWPEKLLRRVAPVTEKFHGTNLSTITKGKRHITPFAIVLVVIAFADVMFALDSIPAIFAVTHQPFLVLAANVFALLGLRSLYFVLQGMIDKFIYLKPALSFIMVFIGVKMALVHTAWKIPTLISLSVLILTMITAVVLSVLDTRSKALKNKQIRDNL; encoded by the coding sequence ATGACCCCAACAATGTACTTTTCCTTTTTTGTTTTTACTCTCGTTCTCGTTTTACTTGATATCTGGTTAACTCGCCATGGTCGAGTGACAATCAAGCACGCCGCTATTTGGAGTGTTGTCTGGTTTCTACTCGCTCTATGCTTCGCTGTGTTCATTCATTTCTTTTGGTCATATATCGACCCTAATAGTATCTATAGCGCTTCACAAGCGACTACGGCATTCATTACTGGATATCTATTAGAGAAATCGCTGAGTGTCGATAACCTCTTTATTTTCGCCATCATATTTAGCCAATATGCAGTTCCAGACAACCTTAGACCTAGAGCGCTGTTACTAGGTGTTATTGGCGCGCTATTGCTACGTGCGGGTATGATTGTTATTGGAATTCACTTGTTAGATGAATTCCAATGGCTATTTTATGTCTTTGCGGTATTCCTAATATGGACGGGTGTAAGCCTAGCTATCGATAAAGGAGAAGAAAAGCTAAACCCTTGGCCAGAAAAACTCTTGAGAAGGGTGGCACCTGTAACGGAGAAGTTTCACGGTACAAATCTTTCGACAATAACAAAGGGGAAGCGTCACATTACGCCGTTTGCCATTGTTTTAGTAGTGATAGCTTTTGCCGATGTCATGTTTGCCCTTGACTCTATTCCAGCTATTTTTGCAGTGACACATCAACCATTTTTAGTTTTGGCTGCGAATGTATTCGCTCTATTAGGCCTGCGTTCGCTGTACTTTGTTTTGCAGGGTATGATTGATAAGTTTATTTATCTTAAACCTGCACTGTCATTCATCATGGTATTCATTGGTGTTAAAATGGCACTAGTGCATACTGCATGGAAGATACCAACACTGATTTCACTCTCTGTGCTGATTTTGACTATGATTACTGCGGTTGTATTATCTGTGCTCGATACAAGGTCTAAAGCACTAAAAAACAAACAAATCAGGGACAATTTGTAG
- a CDS encoding aminoacyl-tRNA deacylase, translating into MTIAARVNRYLEREAIDYDIISHYQSTSSIDSAIASKVPIHHLAKAVLLEDHEGRRLMAVLPADTKISFSALNENFNARYSLLKEPAIYSTFWDCKKGAVPPLGEPYNLMVACDELLDNLDKVYIEAGDHETLLCVDQATFQVMMSNARHLRFGKQLHH; encoded by the coding sequence ATGACTATTGCCGCTAGAGTAAATCGTTATCTAGAACGAGAGGCTATTGATTATGACATCATTTCTCACTATCAAAGTACGAGCTCTATTGATAGTGCGATTGCCTCTAAAGTTCCTATACATCATTTGGCCAAGGCAGTGCTACTGGAAGATCATGAAGGTCGTCGGTTAATGGCTGTTTTGCCCGCTGATACGAAAATCAGTTTTTCTGCTTTAAACGAAAACTTCAATGCTAGGTATTCATTACTCAAAGAGCCAGCAATTTATAGTACGTTTTGGGACTGTAAAAAAGGCGCTGTACCACCCCTAGGTGAACCATATAACCTAATGGTGGCGTGTGATGAACTGTTGGACAATCTCGATAAAGTTTATATCGAAGCTGGCGATCATGAGACTTTATTGTGCGTTGATCAAGCAACCTTCCAAGTAATGATGTCTAATGCTCGACACTTACGCTTTGGCAAACAACTACATCACTAA
- a CDS encoding hotdog fold thioesterase yields MAIWKRDIDLNVLNETSKNTLIEHLQIQYTDFDDNSISATMPVCSFTHQPLGMLHGGASVVLAETLGSVAANFCVESGAYCVGLDINANHIRSMRNGLVIGKAEPLHLGVTTQVWQINITDERDRLVCTSRLTVAVKRK; encoded by the coding sequence ATGGCGATCTGGAAACGAGATATTGATCTTAATGTACTTAATGAGACATCTAAGAACACACTGATTGAACATTTGCAGATTCAATATACTGACTTTGATGACAACTCAATATCAGCGACTATGCCGGTATGTTCCTTTACTCATCAACCTTTGGGGATGCTTCATGGTGGCGCGTCAGTGGTGTTAGCGGAGACGTTAGGGTCTGTTGCAGCAAATTTCTGCGTCGAGTCAGGCGCATATTGTGTTGGGTTAGATATCAACGCAAATCATATTCGTTCTATGAGAAATGGCTTAGTGATCGGGAAAGCAGAGCCATTGCATTTGGGTGTGACCACCCAAGTGTGGCAAATCAATATAACAGATGAAAGAGACCGTTTAGTTTGTACTAGCAGGTTGACTGTTGCGGTGAAAAGAAAATAA
- a CDS encoding DUF3389 family protein: MVLEYKNGKIIMTPHEIVVKTSGENMVVMQASAENVVLIGNGANVLSANTGDMKWSIKLDSEEHLTQIAQQLGCEIM, from the coding sequence GTGGTACTAGAGTACAAAAATGGAAAAATTATCATGACTCCACATGAGATAGTCGTGAAAACTAGCGGTGAGAATATGGTTGTCATGCAGGCAAGTGCTGAGAATGTGGTTTTGATAGGTAATGGAGCAAATGTACTGTCAGCAAATACTGGTGATATGAAATGGTCGATCAAGCTTGACTCAGAAGAGCACCTAACACAAATCGCTCAACAATTGGGTTGTGAAATTATGTGA
- a CDS encoding Fic family protein, producing the protein MWIWQREEWPNFRWDEQVIEPRLREVRLNQGILLGKVSAQSQDQQQTMLDTLLANIVHSSAIEGEKLNAFSVRSSLANKLGLSEERPFPTTEQTDGLAEIMLDAVENLDEPLDLYRILEWHKKLFPQGYTLFNPVIGGQLRGNEPMQVVSGRIDKPTIHFEAPNREILEAELKIFFEWFNQSKNDYTLDPLLRAAITHLWFVTLHPLDDGNGRITRLLTDLALAQAEKQSVRFYAMSVGILANRKSYYQILEDTQKSDLNITGWLLWFLDILEETFSGVLSEIDKTVYKTNYWRNVDQTQLTAEQVKVVNRMLDGDFSQGINTSQYQKVAKVSRATATRHLATLLELGCLVKSDAGGRSTRYFLP; encoded by the coding sequence ATGTGGATATGGCAGCGTGAAGAATGGCCTAACTTTCGTTGGGATGAGCAAGTTATAGAGCCCAGGCTCAGAGAGGTGAGGCTCAACCAAGGCATATTACTCGGCAAAGTTAGTGCGCAATCGCAAGACCAACAACAAACTATGCTGGATACCTTGTTAGCAAACATTGTTCATTCTAGTGCTATAGAAGGTGAAAAGCTCAATGCCTTTTCTGTGCGCTCATCTTTAGCGAACAAACTTGGCTTAAGTGAGGAAAGACCTTTCCCAACTACTGAGCAAACGGATGGTCTCGCTGAGATTATGCTCGATGCAGTAGAAAACCTAGATGAACCTCTAGATCTCTATCGAATATTAGAATGGCATAAAAAGCTCTTCCCGCAAGGTTACACCCTTTTCAACCCTGTTATTGGTGGGCAATTACGTGGCAATGAACCGATGCAAGTGGTATCAGGGAGAATTGATAAACCTACGATTCACTTTGAAGCGCCAAACCGAGAAATATTGGAAGCGGAACTAAAGATCTTTTTTGAATGGTTTAACCAGTCTAAAAACGACTACACGCTTGATCCGTTGTTACGAGCAGCAATTACTCACTTGTGGTTTGTCACGCTTCACCCACTTGACGACGGTAATGGCCGTATTACCCGTTTATTGACCGATCTAGCGTTGGCGCAGGCAGAAAAGCAGTCGGTACGCTTTTATGCAATGTCGGTAGGAATCTTGGCGAATAGAAAAAGCTACTATCAGATATTGGAAGATACACAGAAAAGTGACTTGAATATCACGGGTTGGCTGTTGTGGTTTCTAGACATTTTAGAAGAAACATTTTCAGGAGTTTTAAGTGAAATTGACAAGACCGTCTACAAGACGAATTATTGGAGAAATGTAGATCAGACTCAGTTGACAGCTGAACAAGTAAAAGTTGTCAATCGCATGTTAGATGGCGACTTTTCTCAAGGTATCAATACTAGCCAGTATCAGAAAGTAGCCAAGGTGAGCCGGGCAACAGCGACAAGGCATCTAGCGACGCTTTTAGAGCTAGGTTGTTTAGTGAAGTCCGATGCAGGAGGCAGGAGTACAAGGTATTTCTTACCTTAA
- a CDS encoding bifunctional metallophosphatase/5'-nucleotidase, with product MNDKAQKNKPLKLTLAHINDTHSYFEPTSLQLTIEQDGHQLRPYVSAGGFARIATRVHQLKSDAKRMKKGFLFLHAGDCFQGTLYFSLFKGKANADMLNELQLDAMTLGNHELDMGNEPVAAFVKKINFPLLAGNWDLSNEDSSKLSRVSESQNVLSYIPESQRAQWICKLVNQEPVAIFGVSIDKMQDIANPDPDTPFVNALNTVRNTIKDIQSKGVNKIILLSHLGYEEDIQLAKQVNGLSLVVGGHSHMLQGDFSAIGLGKNDDYGIKVNETYVVQSGSNALCLGHCEIEFDAKGRVTQFNGRNELLLGRRLFLDANMDTAGTDEAHISACDFLGQHPNVVVCKKDPEVQGVLLDKYIPRVRKLQQKVIAHASRTLRHVRLPDEKGPSEIAPLVAQSFHYMLNKHGGEVEFAIHNAGGVRTALNEGNVSVADIAGKLLPFAVPIGSYRITGEVIASVIEGAINNATNNGVSGTGTGSYPYTYNLRYRYLAGNRIGQRVVDLEIYSASHGWQLVEKNKLYTGSSSAYSMKGKEGYHAMLNMEGEGYVSNFSMADCFIELLTDHPETINRPQPNHSNVIDWHKGC from the coding sequence ATGAATGACAAAGCGCAGAAAAACAAGCCGCTGAAGCTCACGCTAGCTCATATCAACGACACGCATTCCTATTTCGAACCGACCTCATTACAGCTCACAATAGAACAAGATGGTCACCAGCTTCGACCGTATGTCAGTGCTGGTGGATTTGCACGTATCGCAACAAGAGTCCACCAACTTAAATCTGATGCAAAGCGTATGAAGAAGGGATTTCTATTTCTTCACGCGGGTGATTGCTTCCAAGGAACGTTGTATTTTTCGCTTTTTAAAGGAAAAGCGAATGCTGATATGTTGAACGAACTTCAGCTAGACGCAATGACACTAGGCAACCATGAGCTTGATATGGGCAATGAACCAGTGGCAGCATTTGTTAAAAAAATCAACTTTCCTTTGCTGGCTGGTAACTGGGACCTATCTAATGAAGATAGCAGTAAGCTGTCACGGGTATCAGAGAGTCAAAATGTTCTTTCTTATATACCTGAATCTCAACGCGCCCAATGGATATGCAAATTAGTTAACCAAGAGCCAGTGGCAATATTTGGTGTTTCGATCGATAAAATGCAGGATATTGCAAACCCAGACCCAGATACGCCCTTCGTTAATGCCCTTAATACGGTGCGAAATACGATAAAGGATATCCAATCTAAAGGCGTGAATAAAATCATCCTATTAAGCCATTTGGGCTACGAGGAAGATATTCAGTTGGCCAAACAAGTCAACGGTTTAAGTCTTGTAGTGGGCGGGCATAGTCATATGTTACAGGGTGATTTTAGTGCTATCGGCCTAGGTAAGAACGATGACTATGGCATTAAAGTCAACGAGACCTACGTAGTTCAGTCTGGCTCAAACGCTCTTTGCCTTGGTCACTGCGAAATTGAGTTTGACGCTAAAGGTCGTGTTACACAATTCAATGGTAGGAATGAATTGCTGCTAGGACGAAGGCTATTTTTAGATGCCAATATGGATACAGCAGGAACTGATGAAGCCCATATTTCAGCTTGTGATTTTCTTGGGCAGCATCCTAATGTAGTGGTGTGTAAAAAGGATCCCGAGGTGCAAGGTGTGCTGCTAGATAAATACATCCCTCGAGTTAGAAAGTTACAACAAAAGGTGATAGCTCATGCAAGCAGAACTTTACGTCACGTCCGATTACCTGATGAAAAAGGGCCTAGCGAAATAGCGCCATTGGTTGCCCAGTCCTTTCACTATATGCTTAACAAACATGGTGGCGAAGTAGAGTTTGCGATTCACAATGCTGGAGGTGTAAGAACTGCTCTTAATGAAGGAAACGTCTCCGTGGCAGATATTGCCGGAAAGTTACTGCCTTTTGCCGTTCCTATCGGCAGTTATCGTATAACGGGTGAGGTTATCGCTTCAGTTATAGAGGGAGCGATAAACAATGCAACCAACAATGGAGTGAGTGGGACTGGCACAGGTTCATACCCTTACACTTACAACCTTAGATACCGCTACTTGGCGGGGAATCGCATTGGACAGCGTGTTGTGGATCTCGAGATTTATAGCGCATCACATGGCTGGCAACTTGTTGAAAAAAATAAGCTATATACGGGTAGTTCTTCTGCTTATTCAATGAAGGGCAAAGAAGGGTATCATGCAATGCTGAATATGGAGGGCGAAGGATATGTCTCTAATTTTTCTATGGCGGACTGCTTTATAGAACTATTAACCGATCACCCTGAAACAATTAATCGACCTCAACCCAATCACAGCAATGTAATAGACTGGCATAAAGGTTGCTAA
- a CDS encoding PhnA domain-containing protein produces MSIEASLLERSQSKCELCSSTTQLTPYIVPPHSQLTVDHSILVCEKCMSEIDSPEDINHWRCLGDSMWSQVAPVQVTAWRQLTRLNTESWAQDLLDMMYMEEEQQNWAMIGMSEDDKPLDCNGVELKKGDDVTVIKDLPIKGSSQVIKQGTVIRGISLSSNDPTHIQGKANGQAMFVIAEYCRKK; encoded by the coding sequence ATGTCTATCGAAGCTTCGTTACTTGAACGCAGCCAGTCCAAGTGTGAGCTATGCTCAAGTACCACTCAGCTGACACCTTACATAGTACCACCTCACAGCCAACTGACTGTGGATCATAGCATTTTAGTATGTGAAAAGTGCATGAGTGAAATTGACAGTCCTGAAGATATTAATCATTGGCGCTGTTTAGGTGATAGTATGTGGAGCCAAGTCGCCCCTGTTCAAGTAACTGCATGGAGACAGCTTACACGCCTTAATACTGAAAGTTGGGCGCAAGATTTGCTCGATATGATGTACATGGAAGAAGAGCAACAGAATTGGGCCATGATTGGCATGTCAGAAGATGATAAACCATTAGACTGTAATGGTGTTGAGCTTAAAAAAGGTGACGACGTCACGGTTATCAAAGACCTTCCAATCAAGGGTAGCTCACAAGTGATAAAGCAAGGTACTGTCATCCGAGGTATTAGCCTTTCGTCCAACGATCCAACTCATATCCAAGGCAAAGCTAACGGGCAAGCAATGTTTGTGATTGCAGAATACTGTCGCAAAAAATAA